One window of Salminus brasiliensis chromosome 16, fSalBra1.hap2, whole genome shotgun sequence genomic DNA carries:
- the dusp26 gene encoding dual specificity protein phosphatase 26 isoform X2 encodes MPKYFFARYYQKQKVRPEELLFRGVFWKDPNGRFSRSRSNSRSPSRRESDKGSPVLTIAELERLLYTGKTACNHADEVWPRLYIGDQDIASDRRELIKLGITHILNCAQSKWRGGAEYYEGMNITYHGIEAHDSPSFDMSVNFYPAAEFIHKALSMGGTVLVHCAVGLNGLDSILRASRSAT; translated from the exons ATGCCGAAATATTTCTTCGCAAGATATTATCAGAAACAGAAAGTGCGACCAGAGGAACTGTTATTTCGTGGCGTATTTTGGAAAGATCCGAATGGAAG ATTCTCACGGTCACGAAGCAACTCTAGATCTCCAAGCAGAAGGGAGTCAGATAAAGGGTCACCAGTGTTAACCATTGCTGAACTTGAGCGTCTTCTCTACACGGGGAAAACAGCCTGCAATCATGCAGACGAGGTGTGGCCCAGGCTGTACATCGGTGACCA AGACATCGCTTCAGACCGGCGAGAGCTTATAAAGCTTGGGATCACACACATTCTCAACTGTGCACAGAGCAAATGGCGGGGCGGGGCAGAGTACTATGAGGGCATGAACATCACCTACCACGGCATTGAGGCCCATGATTCTCCCTCCTTCGACATGAGCGTCAACTTCTACCCTGCCGCAGAGTTTATTCACAAGGCGCTCAGCATGGGAG GAACGGTATTGGTGCACTGTGCGGTTGGG CTCAACGGCCTGGATAGCATTCTCCGCGCCAGCCGCAGTGCTACATGA
- the dusp26 gene encoding dual specificity protein phosphatase 26 isoform X1: protein MAFMSRFSRSRSNSRSPSRRESDKGSPVLTIAELERLLYTGKTACNHADEVWPRLYIGDQDIASDRRELIKLGITHILNCAQSKWRGGAEYYEGMNITYHGIEAHDSPSFDMSVNFYPAAEFIHKALSMGGTVLVHCAVGVSRSATLVLAYLMIRQNMTLVEAIKTVKDHRGVIPNRGFLRQLNGLDSILRASRSAT from the exons ATGGCGTTTATGTCCAGATTCTCACGGTCACGAAGCAACTCTAGATCTCCAAGCAGAAGGGAGTCAGATAAAGGGTCACCAGTGTTAACCATTGCTGAACTTGAGCGTCTTCTCTACACGGGGAAAACAGCCTGCAATCATGCAGACGAGGTGTGGCCCAGGCTGTACATCGGTGACCA AGACATCGCTTCAGACCGGCGAGAGCTTATAAAGCTTGGGATCACACACATTCTCAACTGTGCACAGAGCAAATGGCGGGGCGGGGCAGAGTACTATGAGGGCATGAACATCACCTACCACGGCATTGAGGCCCATGATTCTCCCTCCTTCGACATGAGCGTCAACTTCTACCCTGCCGCAGAGTTTATTCACAAGGCGCTCAGCATGGGAG GAACGGTATTGGTGCACTGTGCGGTTGGGGTGAGTCGCTCAGCCACTTTAGTGCTGGCCTACCTTATGATACGTCAGAACATGACTTTAGTAGAGGCTATTAAGACTGTCAAAGACCATCGTGGTGTTATCCCTAACCGGGGTTTCCTCCGACAGCTCAACGGCCTGGATAGCATTCTCCGCGCCAGCCGCAGTGCTACATGA
- the dusp26 gene encoding dual specificity protein phosphatase 26 isoform X3, with the protein MPKYFFARYYQKQKVRPEELLFRGVFWKDPNGRFSRSRSNSRSPSRRESDKGSPVLTIAELERLLYTGKTACNHADEVWPRLYIGDQDIASDRRELIKLGITHILNCAQSKWRGGAEYYEGMNITYHGIEAHDSPSFDMSVNFYPAAEFIHKALSMGGTVLVHCAVGGTLPFRG; encoded by the exons ATGCCGAAATATTTCTTCGCAAGATATTATCAGAAACAGAAAGTGCGACCAGAGGAACTGTTATTTCGTGGCGTATTTTGGAAAGATCCGAATGGAAG ATTCTCACGGTCACGAAGCAACTCTAGATCTCCAAGCAGAAGGGAGTCAGATAAAGGGTCACCAGTGTTAACCATTGCTGAACTTGAGCGTCTTCTCTACACGGGGAAAACAGCCTGCAATCATGCAGACGAGGTGTGGCCCAGGCTGTACATCGGTGACCA AGACATCGCTTCAGACCGGCGAGAGCTTATAAAGCTTGGGATCACACACATTCTCAACTGTGCACAGAGCAAATGGCGGGGCGGGGCAGAGTACTATGAGGGCATGAACATCACCTACCACGGCATTGAGGCCCATGATTCTCCCTCCTTCGACATGAGCGTCAACTTCTACCCTGCCGCAGAGTTTATTCACAAGGCGCTCAGCATGGGAG GAACGGTATTGGTGCACTGTGCGGTTGGG